A window of the Tepidisphaeraceae bacterium genome harbors these coding sequences:
- a CDS encoding DUF502 domain-containing protein, with amino-acid sequence MSVQTHLRNTFLAGTFAAAPVAVTVALIWWVESTVREFTRINIPFVGVLLALVGIYLLGLAVTSFIGKALLNFADRVLSRVPIFKTIYQAWKQISLTAGGREGVFTKVVLVPDETGRTWVMGFTEGTPIANDPAHICVFVPAAPNPMNGRLYFARASECRMTDLTTEEAFKLLLSGGNYVPDEIGLATKDAPAVS; translated from the coding sequence ATGAGCGTTCAGACGCATTTGCGGAACACCTTCCTCGCCGGCACGTTCGCGGCCGCCCCGGTGGCAGTGACGGTGGCGCTCATCTGGTGGGTGGAATCGACCGTCCGCGAGTTCACGCGCATCAACATCCCGTTCGTCGGCGTGCTGCTTGCCCTCGTCGGCATCTACCTGCTGGGCCTGGCCGTCACCAGCTTCATCGGCAAAGCGCTGCTGAACTTCGCCGACCGAGTGCTGTCGCGCGTGCCGATCTTCAAGACGATCTACCAGGCCTGGAAGCAGATCTCCCTGACCGCAGGCGGGCGCGAGGGCGTGTTCACGAAGGTCGTGCTGGTGCCCGACGAGACCGGCCGCACGTGGGTGATGGGCTTCACGGAAGGCACGCCGATCGCCAACGATCCGGCCCACATCTGCGTCTTCGTCCCCGCCGCCCCGAACCCAATGAACGGCCGGCTGTACTTCGCCCGCGCCAGTGAATGCCGGATGACGGACCTGACGACGGAAGAGGCCTTCAAGCTGCTGCTGTCGGGTGGGAACTACGTGCCCGACGAGATCGGGCTGGCGACGAAGGATGCGCCGGCGGTGAGCTGA